AAGACACCGTCATTTTTGAAGTTTTTGTCAAAATGTATGTACTTTATGAATACTGAAAAACTTAGCTaaactattaaaataataatgcatAATGACTTCACACTGACGTATTCATTAAAAGTATATTTTAGTGTTTAACAAATATAgaccaaatataataaaaatgtaaagacTCGATTCCAGGCCCTTACCCTAAAGTTCTGAATGTATGGCTTGTTCTTTGCTGTGACATTTACCAATATATTTTTCCACATAAAAGACTGGTTGTTAAAGatctataacaaaaaaaaacatactttatAATTATCcgtctttattatttttacgttcTACTTTCTTCAATGCATATTTCAAAAGGTCAGTAACTTACTGTATAACTTTGTTCGTGGAAGATTACACCTTCACTTTCATCCTGAATTTCTGTGTCTGCTATTTCACGGTTCATAGCAGTTctgtgaacaaaaaaaatacgtgaAGGATCCCACACATTAACAGGTCGCCTGCGTCTCTGGTCCTATCGGGCAGATAAGCGATTATTGCCTGCCGGCAATGGTCAACTGCCACCTCTGCGACTACACGTTCAAGACCACAGACTGTCCGGCCGATATCTGTCGACGTTGACCGGAATCGTCCAGCGGCCACACACTCTCGGTTCGTATTTAATTAGTAATCGTCAGGCCGAAACCTGAAATGGAACTGATAGTGTGTGACATTTTGCgattggggtccctttgtttgacataattattgaaagtcataatgtaatgattgtcatattgtcattagtcataattctgaaaccgttaacttttcaggattttcctcaggttatcctatagataggttaggttaggttaggtttgttttatggcaatcctaaaaagttacgcgtttccgagaaaaaccaaattatgataaacaatagagaccctttgCGATTAACTGACACACTATTATAATCAAGCGAACTGGTAATCTGTGTAAGAGCAAATGGACCCGTACATCGCCATCTACATTAGTAGTCAGATAGTATGAAGTtaaatctaaaggggcccactgttaaatttttgttccaactgacgggccgatatcgtccggcggactgatagtcagtgggcccccttATACGTTAGCGTACCCATTGATGATGACATTGTTGAAAACTTTGGTGAAATTGTACAGAACTGTCAGAGAAGTCATTGGTCCCGGCTCCTCACAATCGTCTCGAACCTCCACGTCCATAGTGAAATTGCTTTCCTGGTTGCTTAGTGTATCCATCACTAGCTGAATCTCGATAGATTTCTGTaaaaatatgtaggtgtttgacTTTGATTAACTTTTAAGCCGCACAACAGCACATCCTTAAGGTAAATGTCGAGAAGATCGTCTACGAGTATAAGGTCCGTCTACAATTTGTTTTATCGCTTCTTTTTTAATTCTTgcgtttgtacagtcgccatcagatatatcggagcggccgaggtgttcacaatatctgaacacgcactctaacgccctgacaatagaggcgtgttcagatatttgtgggcaccttggcgactgtacataattatactcCACTATCACAAGGTCTGTTGAGCAAACGGAGCAAAGATTTTCTTTTCTGACTATGTCTGGGTCTGAGTACGTATTCAAATACCAAAGTTCGTGTTCTATATAACGGTCTTCCTattcaaaaaatgtatagataTATGTCTTCACCACATTGACCTTACTAGCCTAACCAATAGCAAACCTTATGGCAATAGCCTTATGGTAGTATTTCCCGCGAAATATTCAAGCGCAAGTGCAAGAGCAAGTGTAACGAACATCGTTGTGCTCACATTGATATTGCAAGTGACGGTATAGTCGCCaagtcgccatcatatatattGGAGCcgtcgaggtgctcaaaaatatctgaacacacaatagaggcgtgttcagatatttgtgagctccttagCCTCTACGATAGATGGTGACTGTAATCGCCAAGTAAGGAAATTTTGAACTCTATGCAAATAGTCTTACGGTAGTATTTCCCATAAAGCTCTCGAGAGGGCACACGTAGCGAACATCGTTGCGCTCGCGTTGGCATTGCAGCCGATGATCCAAATCGCCGCGCACGCGTATTACAGCACAGCTTCTGCATCCTTTAGTGCCTGTGTTGTGGAACGCTACTTTCACCGTCTCGAACTTGGAGGATCCGATGAGATAGCCAGTTACTTTGTTGGTGTAATTGCTGTAAAAATTTTGAGCTTTATTTATTGTGGGGACAGTTTATTCCACTGTTTGTGCGATGCAGCAAAATTTATTGAGAAACGCGCAGTTGAGGACTGTCAACCATCTAAATggtgaaaatggaaattttgtaGCGTAGAGCGATGTTGGAAAGAAGAGGTAAAGATTATATCAAAATATTCCTTGGAGCACTCCACGTTATATTTACATGCGATAGAAAATTAAtagaaatcaaattccttgaccGTATATTATCAACAGTAAAAGGATTTGAATAAAATGTGTTGAATACCTTCCAGACCATAGCAGTTTTACGTTAAGCTCGGGAGCGCACCCCGGCTTTGGACAAACGCACTCGAAACGGTTTGATCTCGTCAACTCGCTCAGTGCGCTCAGTGTGACCCAAGTTTCGTTAAATtctggaaaaaataaaacattcgtTCGAGTATAGACCAACGTTCACTTCTGTCTCTTTCAAATTCGCTCACAAAATATCACCCATGAGACCCGAGCATGTCATGAAAACGAATTGACCCGCACTTACCAAAATCAGCTCCGTAGTTAATCACCATAACCCTTTACCCAGTCAGGTATAAATTCAAAAATGCCGTGGTAAAGACGACAATTCTTGAGTATACATCTACATACTATCGTCAGTAGGAACAAGGGCGccacataaaaaaatctaaaattcatgatcagtaaaaaaaatgcccatttattagtgttttttatgtaatttacttAGAGCtgatattttgtaataatatcAATAGATTTACATTTTTACCTTCGTGATCTTCCATACGTTCTATAGTTGATACCGTTGTGTTCACAATGCAGAAAGATGCATCAACCTGTAAAAAAGATTtgacaaacaaattaaattactaacaaaattaaataaacttacgtAAAACGTATGAACagtgaaaatttaataaaatgttgttttttttattacttaaaaaaataccatatgTTGCTTTCCAAGTGTATATAAATGCACGGTTTTCCATGCAAATGCCAAAACTACTAAAGTTGCGTAATAAGTGGACACTGCACAGTTGGAGCGACGTCATTCTAATTTGTGGTTGGACATgacaattttctgtttttcaaCGATTACATTTGTTGTCCTAAAAAAATCTATATGTTTATGACTAATCCCACCTACTCTACTAAACCTATCTAACCCAAATTTAACCATTTTTTGTCAACGCTATAATGCGGCGCCAGTGCAATAACGATTACATTTAATCTTAgcttcgaatttttttttattaaaaatgcaaaaatccTTTGACAACCtcaaatcgattaaaaatactGATGAACTTACAATAGTAATATTCCTACAATATTCTCTGAGGCTACCGGCTTCAAGACTGTGTTCTTTTGACGTTAAGTCAATTTCGTAGGTGGCTTCGCCGCTGTGATTAAATGCCCCATTCCCGCTTATCACATTTTTTACTAACAACTCtgtaacacaaaataaatattatgttttacatAATTCTGTAATAAAGGGTACCAGCTAGTTACAAAATTCGCCGATTTAACGCGTTCGCCGACAATACGTCGACGGGAGGGGTATACTAATGTGTACGAATGGGTAAGAAACACTAGGTACGCTCGACTTGGTGCCCTAGCCCTAATTGCCTATGTTTTGGTCTCCGAGAGACCAAGTCGCCGGCGACTAGTCGACAGTGCGCAACGGCTCTAATAGTAGGCTTGATAACGACGCTGTTACTGTCGGCGAATTGTTCTATATTCTCAATACCAGCTTTTATTGCCaacaatatttttcattataataGTTTGGTCTATTAGCTACCTATATCTATATTTTCGAACCAGTTGAAGCTACCGTCGGTCTCCACCTACAGgccagctcgatggtaccactAAGTGACCATGCAATATTAAGTTAGTActagctcaatcggaaatattAGAAGTAAATAAATTGTCTGTAGTAGATACCTACTCGTAGTGATTATTCTCGGTTTTACTGGCAAATCCACAGTAACGCATGAGGAGAAGATGAGAGTAGAAAACCCGGAAACGGGATCCAACTGAAAAACAAACGCAAAAGTTGTGAAAGAGAGGATTGGTCAAAATTGTTAACAAGTCAATAGAAATCCAATTTGCGAATCGTAGAAAACCGCTATTTATGACTCaagtttacaattttacacacGAAAAAATTGTGATATAAGTGTTAAAAAAGTGCTAAATACTGTTAAATTACAGATATTTTCCACCATTTTGTATATTGTTTGACGTAAATGCACGCAAGGCATACAGCTACAAATGatgtaacaacaacaacatttatTAGCTATTAAGTATCttagttattatatatatatttattttagttattatttaagttttcagTCATTgtgaaatgaatgaaaaaaaatagtCGATCGTCTTACCACTGAGTCAGAAATCTTCGAAGTTACATTCACCGTGATGGCTGGGATTCCCGAAAACAATGTTACTCTAGAATTGCCTGGAGCACCTACGCCTAGttctgtaaaaataagttttatgtcaaaaacatcacttttgattacaagcttttatttactgTATACTTTCCTTTCAACAAGCAATTGAATACTCATCGAGGCAATTGTAACAATgcaaaacacaattaggttgttTTCTTTTATCACAGAGTTAATATGGCCAtctcctgtgtccatcattagatcagctcgatggtaccataatgttGCATTGTTACCTAACATACCTACATAGCTATGCATGTGGCATGTGTAATTTCACAAGTTCAGTCTAATAATCGGAAGtgcataaataaatgttatacttaCCATCACTACCATTATCATTAAAGTCGCTCACTGGTTGAAGACTAAATCCAAAGATTTTGTGAGTTTCTTTTctaattatttgttttcttttcagTTCAGAGACTAGGATCTTTGGttcttttacattttttatttcgtGTCCACACAGGATGTACAATGCTCCAACACCTGAGTTTTCGAATGGAGCGCTAACAAATATTTCTGCAAAAACAACGAACTGGAATAACTATAGAAGTCTGACTAgagctaaaaaaaccggccaagtgcgagtcagactcgcgcacgaagggttccgtaccgttacggcaaaaaaacagcaaaaaatcacttattttttaaattctgtttttagtattacttgttatagcggcaacagaaatacctacatcacctgtgaaaatttcaactgtctagctatcacggttcaatacagcctggtgacagacagacggacagatagacggacagacagacggaccgacggacagtggagtcttagtaatagtgtcccgtttttgccctttgggtatatacggaaccctaaaaatgaacctGCGGGATTTGTGCCGATAGCGACACATTGACCAGTCACAACTTATTTTAACAGCGGGAAATTGTGTTGGGTGTTTCATTAACTGTATTATGGTTTTCTTCTTTCATTTACCAGGATAGGAATCTCCATCCACATCGTTGGTGGACAACGTAGTTCCGAAGCGAGCGTTATCCTTAACCCCCCAAATTACCAGCTTCAGCTCCATTTCTCGCTTATcctgaaaacaaaatatttttttaaagaaaacattcTTGACATTTTTCAATGTGCATCTgacactaggctgagcctgtcctgCCAAGACCCTtacattatgatttatgaatcaCAAAAAGCAAgacgaaaataaaattatagataCAATTAAAACTGACCTAAGTAATCAGGTCAGTAGTATACTTATCTgttggtatgtatgttagttggtttgttagttagtgtgggtcaaatcttgtgTAAgacgggtgacaatgcaatattatggtaccatcgagctgatctgatgatggaaacaTGAGGTGGCaatgtttggggttgttagaattgtcttgatgatTTTTAGTTACCGTGATATTTTTGGCAAAACGTATTGTATCTTTCCTTAAATTCGACATAAAAGAAGGTAGAAATTTCAAGTCAAGTTTTTGTAATGATTCTGGCTAGGAAAAAAGCTGtaggtaagtattatatatGATCAAAGATATTGTCCAGTACTTAGTACGTTGTCAAATAACGAGGTAAACGGCTGCAGATTCCAACTGCAATAAGTATATGTGCATCGCATTGTGATGATTAATTAGAAAATTTGTAATTAATCTATTTATGTGCGTTGCAAATAACGCTATCTAATAGCGTTttaaaagcaaatttaccacTTCTGGACACATTTTTGGACACACAAAAACCATGACGAGAAAAAAATTCAACCCAACTGCATATCTTACCGATTTTGATTTAAGAGTATAAACATGAACCGCGCCTCTATCCGCGCTGCGCGCATCCGAGACTTGCGCGGGCGCACCCACGAACAGCTCCGCTGCGCCGTCACCAGTGACGTCGGCGCTGGCCAACGCCGAGCCGAACATGCTGCCTACATGTTTATCCTCCAACCTATACGGCTTGCTACGGGCGCGACGGCCGATGGAATCCGggctgaaataattaaatttgtttatttagaaCTTTAGTcttaataaattacattaaggGGTAAGGGAAATATTTTGGCAAGACAAAAGAAACCctaatactgtttttttttgccctaCTCAATAACCCATTCTCATTGCCCGCCTCATGCTTATAAAAGTCAGTTAAAAACAACAATTCATTTCcttaggtacataaaaataaccGTTAATTAACATACCTTTGTAATGGTTTCCACGAGCCGTCACTGTGGTAGAAAGCTATCTGAAatgttacttatttttaatacgGGCTGAGGTGCATATTGAGATGACATCGAAAACGGGGTTATTGTGAAAACCCCTAATCATACTAGTACCTACCAAACGTAGTCTAGTAGATATGTAtttgttattttcaaaattatcctgTTTCCTAAGTTATCCCAATACACCTTATACCTATATTTGAAATTGTTTGGCGTTTTAAAAGTACCTACCAAGTTAATTTAATACTTAACCGAAACTAACCTAGCCATTAataggaataataaatattaaataggtataaaaactGTCAGATTGTGTTTTTCCGCTTGCTGAGGCGAGGAATAGGAAATTCCATTGGTACTATCCTTAACTAATCTGCGAGATTGaatgtaataatgtaataattaatcGTAATAATTAAGCATAAGTAGCGGTTCTTTCTTTACCTGCTCCTGGTAAGTAGTAACGGTACAACATCACGTGAAAATAAACAtacgtaggtatgtacctacagtaTCTAATTCATAGATACTTTGATCtgttaactattaaataaatatattcttacCGCTCCTTTTCCAGACATATATCTCAAACTAAAAGCGTAACAAGTCTTGTTTTTATCCTTGTCGAAATAATTTCCAAATGTCATCGCTttccctaaaaaaatattatgataattATAAAGCATGTGATCCTGAGTAGCAGTAACCTAGTTCaaaaggaattaaaaaaaactacaatgaTTTTTAGAATTCAATAACGTAAACTGACTACTTCTTTTCAATCAGGcactttcataaaataattttgattcatACAGAGTAAAATGAGTTTTATAACATGGGTATCACGGTAATAGTAGGTAAACCACTGAAGTGTAGTTTAGGTTTACATTatctatgtaattttttgtacatGATCACATACTAAGTAGGGCAAACCTTGTCTTATCGGTGATACttggtaattcggtgatactgCATTATTGTCTTACACAGCTCTCACCATGAGGAAATGCAAGCTATAAAATCGATGGCAGCTATCAGTTTTAATGCTTGCAATCGGGTTGGCAGCGATTTAATTGCATACATTTCACCACTGTGAGCTTAGCGTAAGATAACAACGcagtatcaccgaattaccaaGTATCACCGATAAGCCAAGGTTTGCCCTACATATAAAAAGTGCATGTAGTTTCCTGAACTCTTAATATTTGGTAACTTAttcacatttttaattatagAATAACATATAACCAAAtaataacacacaaataaaaatcagAAAATGGCCTCACCAAAACttgtaaaatcatttttttcaaGTGCTACTGATGGGTTTGATGATaaagttttgtatttgtgaCTTGGATTCAAAGTGCTGTAAGATATATCAGGAGTGTTGAAAGACTTCGATATCAATATATTGTTCTTGTCTTGATCTATTATGGCACTCCAACCAGAACTGCCGTATGTGTAAACTGAAAAAAGTATACctcaaataaatacctaaactttaaCGAAATCGAGTCGAAAATTCCCGATTCCACGATGATGCTCGGCATGGagtaaaacatgtcgagcaattttctacttaaaatacgtgtgacccgtttaaatatatttaatataattataaatgtacagtataccatccatagttttttTCATCTGTAACGTGTGTTCCAAACCGTAGTTTTGGCACGCGTACGCTTTTTGGCTTCTATCGTAGGTGAAACAGGCCCCGTACGCGCCGAACACGTCTTTCGTCTTCTTCCCACCCCCGTCAAAATATGCGCCGTATGCGGTCCGCAATGGCGCACACGTCTGGCGAAGATAAAATTTACACATTTACATAATCATACCTAGGGGCCTAACCAAGATTACAATCGAACAtcgacaaaaagaaaaaatgtagCGGGGTgatagatgctacgaaaagtcatgtGACTCTTtccatacatttggtggtttctatcaacgattggtATCTTAGCTAGGCCTCCTGTTTTCCTTATGAGTAGGCGGAAATCATGGAATTTCTGATTTTGACCCACCACtttcataataattataggTTATACATTCATCGGTCCAAACAGAGTACTCTTCCTGCgttactagttttttttttatgtaagaaatattttaagtgttttaCAAGTGAGCGGTTAATTTGTAGGTCTAATTATAACATCGTAATTTCGTAATTTCtgagtaaaataaataggtatcctAAAAATTGATTCACCTCTGTGCAAGCGCGAATACCTAATGTCGATGTCACAAAATTGTTACGTACGTACTTTAATAAATTATCATATGTGTACAGTACATACCACAAAAAACTTTTCCGTTGCAGCTATGGAAGCACCTAAATAAAAGTGTTGGTATTCGCTAAGAGCTGAAAACATGTACAACTTCATTTCATATGGATTAAACAATACAATATGTATGTCAAAGAAGTGACCTAACacaaatagataaataataagtaagtaataacaaaataatccCAATAGCCATTTTAGACCAACAGTTTTGACTAACTATAAAAACTTTCGGTATagtatactagcgacccgccccggcttcgcacgggtgcaatgcatacatacatacatacatataaatcttCCTAATAaatcactatttaaaaaaaaccgcatcgaaatccgttacgtagttttaaagatctaagcatacatagggacagacagcaggaagcgactttgttctATGCTATGTAGTGATTATTTCTTATTGATCTTGCATAAGACCTTCAAAATACTTAAATGGAGAAATTATGATACTTACTACGGTTATAGGTGATATTTAAAGCCGCAAAGTCAATATCGAGCGGATCACAAGTTGTTTTTCCATGCAAGATATCTTGTACGGATCGCTGGAATACCCGTCCAGTATCGTCGTACAGTGGAGCACCGATCACTGTAAGTTTTGTTTTACCAGTTTTAACAAAATAAGAAACAGTAATTATCAACATGAGATTTAAAACCAATATCATGCTTAGCTATAAACTTTAGAGGTTTGTAGGttcttaaaaacaatattataagttATATAATAGCCCCCccaatccccccccccccaaggtacttgggggaggcctatgtccagcagtggacgtctatcggctgacatgatgatgatgatgatataatagCCTGTGTACGATTGTACGACAGCGTGTATCAGCAGCCTTTATCAAaagagtaaataataaaatgaagagTGCCATAGGTACTAAGTCACTAACAGTTCATAAAActtgttgcaaataaataacCTCCACCAATGTTCAGTTAAATAGATACGATTGTATGTTCAGTTTACCATCAACTAGTATGTTCTTACCAAGACTTGCGTTGTCCCCACCCTGGTAGCCGAAACTGTAGCCAAAGCTAATGTCACTACTCTCCCCAGCGGGGGCTAAAACGATGGATGACTTCTCGTGGAAGAACACTGCTATTGACGTCCGCAACAGGAGAAACACACTTACGATCAGCAGCATGACTGAGAGAAAAATATATGTtaccaaattatttaatattctttAGGCGGTATATGACATCAAATCTCTCTAAATTGCCTCTACGTGGATCTATACCCTCACGCACAACTTATAAAGATCTGAGAGCTTTAAACGGAGACACAAATAACAATCTCAGTTTCTATGTCCGTCTGCTGGGCGCCGGCCTCCTTTCATGTATAAAAGGGATTGTCTTTAGGGAGGCTATAGTCTACACACTGTTCCAAAGCGGGCTGGGGATACATTTTAATTTCTTCGCGCATGTTATGCAGATTTCCTCgccatgttttccttcaccgaaaagctagtgataGATTCCTATCTATCACTCATTCATTATCATTTCATTGATACGTGCGTACGGAAAACTAATTGCTATAACCCTCTGAATTAAAAGTTAATCGCCTAAACCATTCGGCCACtactaggtatttaaatttcTAAATGGTAATGTTAGAAAATGCTTAATTAATTACCTGATATGTATTTACTACAATCCGTTCTCAAATTGGGCCCAGAGGACCGAAAAAAGGTGAAAACCTTTTACTAATTTATGTATATTAGTTGAAACAATGATCTTTACACAAacatataagtattttatttacctatacctacgtcTATAGcagaacaatattatttattactatattATACTTCTAAAATTATGGTTAAAAACCTGTTGTTCAAGTACTCTATTTGCCCAACATTCAAAAGTacctaaattagtttta
This genomic stretch from Cydia strobilella chromosome 6, ilCydStro3.1, whole genome shotgun sequence harbors:
- the LOC134742534 gene encoding uncharacterized protein LOC134742534 — its product is MELKLVIWGVKDNARFGTTLSTNDVDGDSYPEIFVSAPFENSGVGALYILCGHEIKNVKEPKILVSELKRKQIIRKETHKIFGFSLQPVSDFNDNGSDELGVGAPGNSRVTLFSGIPAITVNVTSKISDSVLDPVSGFSTLIFSSCVTVDLPVKPRIITTKLLVKNVISGNGAFNHSGEATYEIDLTSKEHSLEAGSLREYCRNITIVDASFCIVNTTVSTIERMEDHEEFNETWVTLSALSELTRSNRFECVCPKPGCAPELNVKLLWSGSNYTNKVTGYLIGSSKFETVKVAFHNTGTKGCRSCAVIRVRGDLDHRLQCQRERNDVRYVCPLESFMGNTTKSIEIQLVMDTLSNQESNFTMDVEVRDDCEEPGPMTSLTVLYNFTKVFNNVIINGTAMNREIADTEIQDESEGVIFHEQSYTIFNNQSFMWKNILVNVTAKNKPYIQNFRVALKQTEKFAEYNGTDDFLWGCVISLAPYSITKISISTNILKKELAQYLQKGNIIIPSELLLQLLPHKTRNRNLTSVLTFKREKTFWHNKPLIIMISLLAAFLALVIITVILYKLNFFRRKNKEKLKQEIRRRSIRRESSRRHAPPDADGTQAQPTDTVDLSVVKEELCDPTNTRQDRTSCESTLNADNATSGALTQ